A genomic segment from Effusibacillus lacus encodes:
- the pyrB gene encoding aspartate carbamoyltransferase: MNRHVLGAKQFDRAQLESIMAAAQGMEQVARSGGSHLLTGKVMASLFFEPSTRTRFSFETAMTRLGGHVISTENASQFSSAIKGETLEDSIRVISSYADVIVMRHYEIGAAARAARISSVPILNAGDGAGEHPTQALLDLYTIQKELGSIDGISIAMVGDLTYGRTVHSLAYVLANFRDVTIWFTAPENTPIPQAVKDYLAEKGVRYHEDTDLRRVAGLVDVLYQTRVQRERFPSEEEYKKAAGKYIVDRELLDSMKQRSILMHPLPRAGEIATECDNDPRAAYFRQAENGVYVRMALLANAVGKGMTLVNNREMKDQLIG, translated from the coding sequence ATGAACCGTCATGTATTGGGAGCCAAACAGTTTGACCGGGCACAATTGGAGTCGATTATGGCGGCCGCACAGGGGATGGAACAAGTGGCACGCAGCGGCGGCAGCCATCTGTTGACAGGAAAGGTGATGGCCTCTCTCTTCTTTGAGCCCAGCACCCGGACCCGTTTCTCTTTTGAGACAGCCATGACGCGGCTGGGCGGTCACGTGATTTCAACCGAGAACGCGTCCCAGTTTTCGTCTGCGATCAAAGGGGAGACTCTGGAGGATTCGATCCGTGTGATTTCTTCCTACGCGGACGTGATTGTGATGCGCCATTACGAAATTGGAGCCGCTGCCAGAGCGGCCAGGATTTCCTCCGTCCCCATTCTGAATGCGGGGGACGGCGCGGGAGAACACCCGACCCAGGCGCTGCTTGACTTGTATACCATCCAGAAAGAACTGGGTTCGATCGACGGGATTTCGATCGCAATGGTTGGCGACCTGACCTATGGAAGAACGGTTCACTCCCTGGCATATGTCCTGGCCAACTTCCGGGACGTGACGATCTGGTTCACCGCTCCGGAGAATACTCCCATCCCGCAGGCGGTCAAGGATTATCTCGCTGAAAAAGGAGTCCGGTATCATGAGGATACGGACTTGAGGCGGGTGGCAGGCCTTGTGGATGTTCTCTACCAGACTCGGGTTCAGAGAGAACGCTTTCCATCCGAGGAAGAATACAAGAAGGCAGCAGGCAAGTACATCGTGGATCGGGAACTCCTCGACAGTATGAAACAAAGAAGCATCCTGATGCATCCGCTGCCGCGGGCTGGCGAGATTGCAACCGAGTGCGACAACGACCCCCGCGCCGCATACTTCCGGCAAGCGGAAAACGGGGTCTATGTGCGGATGGCGCTTCTTGCTAATGCCGTTGGGAAAGGCATGACATTGGTCAACAATCGGGAGATGAAGGATCAGTTGATCGGATAG
- the uraA gene encoding uracil permease, with the protein MAQQRVVDIQEKLPLAQSLPLSLQHLFAMFGATVLVPFLTGLNPAVALLTSGIGTLLYIVLTKGQIPGYLGSSFAFIGPIIAVSQSQGKGAAMFGALLSGIVYIVVAAIVGRFGVRWLNKLMPPVVVGSIVIVIGLGLANVAVDMAKKNLLVAFVALVIAILASAFFRGFLGVIPILIGIVGGYAFAAIIGVVDLSKVYTAPVFSLPEFTTPTVSWTAALVIAPVALVTIAEHIGHLLVTENIVGRNLMEKPGLHRSLLGDGVATSVAALIGGPPTTTYGENIGVMAITRVYSVWVIGGAAVFAILFAFLGKLNALISSIPVPVMGGISILLFGIIASAGLRMLVESGINYGNKRNLIISSVILVVGVGHMAFDIALNNNAKLTIDSMALATIVGILLNLILPDLKEEPAE; encoded by the coding sequence ATGGCACAACAACGAGTGGTAGACATTCAGGAAAAATTGCCCCTGGCGCAATCACTTCCGCTGTCCTTGCAACATCTGTTTGCCATGTTTGGCGCTACGGTCCTTGTTCCTTTCCTGACCGGCCTAAACCCGGCGGTTGCCCTGTTAACCAGCGGCATTGGCACCTTGCTCTACATCGTCCTGACCAAGGGACAGATTCCCGGATATCTCGGTTCCTCCTTCGCATTTATCGGTCCCATCATTGCGGTATCCCAGTCCCAGGGCAAGGGAGCAGCCATGTTTGGCGCGCTGCTGTCCGGGATCGTGTATATAGTCGTAGCGGCCATCGTAGGCAGGTTCGGGGTCCGTTGGCTGAACAAACTGATGCCGCCGGTTGTGGTCGGTTCCATTGTGATCGTGATCGGTCTGGGGCTTGCCAATGTTGCGGTTGACATGGCCAAGAAAAACCTGCTTGTGGCGTTCGTCGCTCTGGTGATAGCGATTCTGGCATCGGCCTTCTTCCGGGGATTCCTCGGGGTTATCCCGATCCTGATCGGAATTGTCGGAGGGTATGCGTTTGCAGCCATCATAGGAGTCGTTGATCTCTCCAAGGTTTATACGGCACCTGTTTTCTCCCTTCCCGAATTCACTACCCCGACAGTCTCCTGGACGGCAGCGCTTGTGATAGCCCCTGTTGCTCTGGTGACTATTGCCGAACACATCGGGCACCTACTGGTGACAGAGAATATTGTGGGACGCAATCTTATGGAAAAACCGGGTCTCCATCGCTCCTTGCTGGGAGATGGTGTGGCCACATCGGTGGCAGCTTTGATCGGAGGTCCCCCTACAACAACCTACGGTGAAAATATTGGTGTGATGGCGATTACCCGGGTCTACTCCGTATGGGTAATCGGTGGAGCGGCGGTGTTTGCCATCCTGTTTGCCTTCCTTGGCAAGCTGAATGCCCTCATCTCCTCCATTCCGGTGCCTGTAATGGGAGGCATCTCCATCCTTCTATTCGGGATTATTGCCTCTGCAGGTTTGAGAATGCTTGTGGAGTCGGGGATCAATTACGGCAATAAGCGGAACCTGATCATCTCCAGCGTGATTCTGGTGGTGGGCGTCGGCCATATGGCTTTTGACATCGCACTGAACAACAATGCGAAATTGACGATCGACAGCATGGCTCTGGCAACGATTGTGGGCATTCTGCTGAATCTGATTCTGCCGGACCTGAAGGAAGAACCAGCTGAATAA
- the pyrR gene encoding bifunctional pyr operon transcriptional regulator/uracil phosphoribosyltransferase PyrR, with protein MELTFKTQLLDEQAVRRALTRIAHEIVEKNKGIEDIVLIGIKTRGIHLAERLGERINAIEGTRVPVGSIDITLYRDDLKEKAEQPQIHGHEIPVSIKDKKVILVDDVLYTGRTVRAALDALIDLGRPKQIQLAVLIDRGHRELPIRPDYVGKNVPTSQTEVVAVQVKEIDGEDKVVLLERA; from the coding sequence ATGGAACTGACCTTTAAGACGCAGCTTCTGGATGAACAGGCAGTCCGGCGTGCATTGACACGGATTGCCCACGAGATTGTCGAGAAGAACAAGGGAATCGAAGACATTGTGTTGATAGGCATCAAGACACGGGGCATCCACCTGGCCGAGCGTCTGGGTGAACGGATTAACGCCATCGAAGGCACCCGGGTTCCGGTGGGTTCCATCGATATCACCCTGTATCGTGACGATCTGAAAGAGAAAGCGGAACAACCCCAAATCCACGGTCATGAGATTCCGGTTTCGATTAAAGACAAGAAAGTGATTCTGGTGGATGACGTGCTCTACACTGGAAGGACAGTCCGCGCGGCTTTGGATGCCTTGATTGACCTCGGGCGGCCCAAGCAGATTCAATTGGCGGTGCTGATTGACCGCGGCCACAGGGAATTGCCCATCCGACCGGATTATGTGGGGAAAAATGTTCCCACCTCTCAGACGGAAGTGGTGGCGGTTCAAGTAAAAGAAATAGACGGGGAAGACAAAGTCGTTCTGCTGGAACGAGCTTAA
- the carB gene encoding carbamoyl-phosphate synthase large subunit, with protein MPKRTDLKKILVIGSGPIVIGQAAEFDYAGTQACQALKEEGLEVVLVNSNPATIMTDPDIADRVYIEPLTVEFVAQIIRQERPDGLLATLGGQTGLNLTVQLAEKGVLANEEVELLGTQLASIQMAEDREKFRALMQRLGEPVPESAIVTTWEEAESFAKEIGFPIIVRPAYTLGGTGGGIATDWDQYKEIITLGLTLSPITQVLVERSIAGYKEIEYEVMRDRNDNCIVVCNMENIDPVGIHTGDSIVVAPSQTLSDQEYQMLRSASLKIIRALGIEGGCNVQFALDPHSFQYYVIEVNPRVSRSSALASKATGYPIAKVATKVAIGYTLDEILNPVTGRTYAAFEPALDYVVTKIPRWPFDKFVSAKRVLGTQMKATGEVMAIERSLEASLLKAIRSLEIGLDSLDLPEASGLSKEELEKRLVQADDERLFLLAEAFKRGYTVEQLHDLTGIDPFFLDKIEGIVRFCESLSKADVSGGRLDERMLRHAKQIGLTDKTVAHYTGLSESQVREQRYAYGIRPVYKMVDTCAAEFEAQTPYYYSAYEQEDEVADSDRKKVLVLGSGPIRIGQGIEFDYCSVHAVWALKSAGYESVIINNNPETVSTDFNTSDRLYFEPLHVEDVMHVIEREQPEGVIVQFGGQTAINLAAPLSKRGVRILGTSLEDIDRAEDREKFDQLLTELDIPRPVGKTVFTVEAAIEAGRFLGYPCVVRPSYVLGGRAMEIVYNEEELLHYMNHAVKVSDEHPVLIDRYLIGKEIEVDAISDGETVLIPGIMEHVERAGVHSGDSIAVYPTQSISETIKDQIIEYTIRIARALRVKGLLNIQYVVHGDEVYVLEVNPRSSRTVPFLSKVTGVPMVDVATRAILGEKLGDMGYENGLWQEADEVSVKVPVFSFAKLRRVDVTLGPEMKSTGEVMGSERTFAKALYKGLLAGGIRIPESGTIIATIADKDKQEALEILQGYAELGFKIAATGGTAKFLRQHGIPVRQVKKLSEGSPNLVDLIRAGRTHMVINTLTKGKEPQRDGFRIRREAVEHGIPCLTSLDTARAMLEVLRTIKFTTRPLGGMVQKQSHSRTHQVERNPDFSVGSIH; from the coding sequence ATGCCGAAACGAACTGATTTGAAGAAGATCCTTGTGATAGGATCAGGCCCCATTGTCATCGGACAAGCGGCGGAGTTTGATTACGCAGGAACGCAGGCCTGTCAGGCGCTGAAAGAAGAAGGTCTGGAAGTCGTGCTGGTGAATTCCAACCCGGCCACCATCATGACCGATCCTGACATAGCCGATCGTGTATATATAGAACCCCTGACTGTGGAGTTTGTGGCACAGATCATCCGGCAGGAACGTCCCGATGGACTCCTGGCTACCCTTGGCGGTCAGACGGGCTTGAACCTGACCGTTCAGCTTGCGGAGAAAGGGGTCTTGGCCAACGAAGAGGTTGAACTGCTTGGCACCCAGCTGGCTTCGATTCAAATGGCGGAAGACAGGGAAAAATTCCGGGCTCTCATGCAGCGATTGGGAGAACCGGTACCGGAAAGCGCCATTGTGACTACTTGGGAAGAGGCCGAATCCTTTGCAAAGGAGATCGGATTCCCCATCATTGTACGTCCCGCCTATACCCTTGGCGGAACAGGCGGCGGAATTGCAACCGATTGGGATCAGTACAAGGAAATCATCACCCTTGGCCTGACGCTGTCTCCCATCACCCAGGTGCTGGTTGAGCGGTCCATTGCCGGATATAAGGAAATCGAGTACGAGGTCATGCGGGATCGAAACGATAACTGTATCGTGGTTTGCAACATGGAGAATATTGACCCGGTTGGCATCCACACGGGGGATTCGATTGTCGTCGCGCCTAGCCAGACGCTGTCTGACCAGGAATACCAGATGCTCCGTTCCGCGTCCCTTAAGATTATCCGGGCTCTGGGAATTGAAGGGGGCTGCAACGTGCAGTTTGCGCTCGACCCCCACTCTTTCCAATACTATGTAATCGAAGTGAATCCCCGGGTTTCCCGCTCCTCTGCGCTGGCATCGAAAGCCACCGGGTACCCGATCGCGAAAGTGGCGACCAAGGTAGCCATTGGCTACACGCTGGATGAGATTCTGAATCCTGTCACCGGAAGAACCTATGCGGCCTTTGAACCGGCGCTCGATTATGTGGTGACCAAGATCCCCCGCTGGCCTTTTGATAAATTTGTATCGGCCAAACGGGTACTGGGGACGCAAATGAAGGCAACTGGCGAAGTCATGGCGATTGAGCGTTCTCTGGAAGCTTCCCTGCTAAAGGCGATCCGCTCCCTGGAGATCGGTCTTGATTCCCTTGATCTTCCGGAGGCTTCCGGACTTTCGAAAGAAGAACTGGAGAAGCGCCTGGTGCAGGCGGATGATGAAAGGTTATTCCTGCTGGCAGAAGCGTTTAAGAGGGGATATACAGTAGAGCAGCTGCACGACCTGACCGGGATCGACCCCTTTTTCCTGGACAAGATCGAGGGCATCGTCCGGTTCTGCGAGTCCTTGTCCAAGGCAGATGTGTCCGGTGGCCGGCTGGATGAGCGTATGCTTCGCCATGCCAAGCAAATCGGATTGACAGACAAGACCGTGGCGCATTATACGGGACTCTCCGAGTCGCAAGTGCGCGAACAACGGTATGCATACGGAATCCGGCCTGTTTACAAAATGGTGGATACCTGCGCGGCGGAGTTTGAGGCGCAAACTCCCTATTACTACTCCGCATACGAACAAGAGGACGAAGTGGCTGACAGCGACCGCAAGAAAGTGCTGGTGCTCGGGTCCGGTCCCATTCGCATCGGACAGGGAATCGAGTTTGACTACTGTTCCGTGCATGCCGTTTGGGCTCTGAAGAGTGCCGGGTATGAGTCGGTGATCATCAACAACAATCCGGAGACGGTATCCACAGATTTTAACACGTCGGATCGCCTGTACTTCGAGCCGCTCCACGTGGAGGACGTGATGCATGTAATCGAACGGGAGCAACCGGAGGGTGTGATCGTTCAGTTTGGCGGCCAGACGGCGATCAATCTGGCGGCCCCTCTTTCGAAGCGGGGGGTCAGGATTCTCGGAACTTCCCTGGAAGATATCGACCGGGCAGAGGACCGGGAAAAATTTGACCAACTGCTGACCGAGCTGGACATTCCGAGACCGGTGGGAAAAACGGTGTTTACGGTAGAGGCTGCCATCGAAGCGGGGCGCTTTCTTGGCTATCCCTGTGTTGTTCGTCCCTCCTACGTACTGGGCGGCCGGGCCATGGAGATTGTGTATAACGAAGAGGAACTGCTCCACTACATGAACCATGCGGTCAAGGTCAGCGACGAGCACCCGGTCCTGATTGACCGTTACCTGATTGGGAAGGAAATCGAAGTGGACGCCATCTCGGACGGAGAGACCGTACTGATTCCAGGGATCATGGAACATGTGGAGAGGGCGGGAGTTCACTCCGGTGACTCCATCGCTGTCTATCCGACCCAGTCAATTTCTGAAACCATCAAGGACCAAATTATCGAGTACACGATTCGCATTGCCCGTGCTTTGCGGGTGAAGGGACTCCTGAACATTCAGTATGTGGTGCATGGGGACGAAGTGTATGTGCTGGAAGTCAACCCGCGTTCTTCCCGTACGGTTCCCTTCCTGTCCAAAGTAACCGGCGTTCCCATGGTGGATGTGGCGACCCGGGCGATTCTTGGGGAGAAACTCGGCGACATGGGATATGAGAACGGTCTTTGGCAGGAAGCGGACGAAGTATCGGTCAAAGTGCCGGTCTTCTCCTTCGCCAAGCTGCGACGGGTAGATGTCACTCTTGGCCCGGAAATGAAATCCACCGGGGAAGTCATGGGTTCCGAGCGGACTTTCGCAAAGGCTCTCTACAAAGGGCTGCTGGCAGGGGGCATCCGCATACCGGAATCCGGTACGATCATCGCCACCATTGCGGACAAAGACAAGCAAGAGGCATTGGAAATCCTTCAAGGTTATGCTGAACTTGGTTTCAAGATTGCCGCAACGGGTGGAACGGCCAAATTTCTGCGGCAGCATGGCATCCCGGTGAGGCAGGTAAAGAAACTGTCGGAGGGTTCCCCGAATCTGGTGGATCTGATCCGGGCGGGGCGGACCCACATGGTAATCAACACCTTGACAAAAGGAAAGGAACCGCAGCGGGACGGCTTCCGCATCCGGAGGGAAGCGGTGGAACATGGAATTCCCTGTCTGACATCGCTTGATACGGCGCGTGCCATGCTTGAAGTGCTGCGCACGATCAAATTTACAACAAGACCTTTGGGTGGCATGGTGCAGAAACAGTCTCATTCTCGCACCCATCAGGTTGAGCGGAATCCCGATTTTTCGGTTGGGAGCATTCACTAA
- a CDS encoding quinone-dependent dihydroorotate dehydrogenase, producing MYRLLRKYLFALDPEAAHERTVSALNMVDRMAGGKTFLRLKYGFHDERLSSQVWGIHFPNPVGLAAGFDKNAEAYHALAAIGFGFIEVGTLTPVGQPGNPQPRLFRSVPDQAVINRMGFNNHGAAEAAKHLASYRQAGVPIGINIGKNKETANEDAASDYIKCLDALYSYGHYFVINVSSPNTPNLRDLQATENLRQLLRAIRTKANELERKGAGAKPILLKVAPDMTKEQMRDVVQAAVSEGISGLIATNTTLSREGLQSKAFAEQAGGLSGRPLTKRSTEWIREIYRHVGGQVPIIGVGGIFTGEDAYEKIRAGASLVQVYTGMIYEGPGIVKAINKRLLELMKRDGFTHITQVVGVDA from the coding sequence ATGTACCGGTTGTTAAGGAAGTACTTATTTGCATTAGACCCCGAAGCGGCTCATGAACGTACCGTGTCAGCGTTGAACATGGTTGATCGCATGGCAGGCGGTAAAACTTTTTTACGCTTGAAGTACGGATTTCATGATGAACGATTATCCAGTCAAGTTTGGGGAATTCATTTCCCCAATCCCGTTGGACTTGCTGCCGGATTTGACAAAAATGCAGAAGCGTATCATGCGCTGGCGGCAATTGGCTTCGGTTTCATCGAAGTTGGAACTCTCACTCCTGTCGGACAGCCGGGAAACCCGCAGCCGCGCTTGTTCCGCTCTGTACCGGATCAAGCGGTGATCAATCGGATGGGGTTTAATAACCATGGTGCTGCAGAAGCGGCGAAACACCTGGCAAGTTATCGTCAGGCGGGGGTTCCGATTGGGATCAATATCGGGAAGAACAAAGAAACGGCGAATGAAGATGCTGCGAGTGACTATATCAAATGCTTGGACGCTCTTTACTCCTATGGGCATTACTTTGTGATCAATGTCAGTTCGCCAAACACTCCCAATTTGCGGGATTTGCAGGCAACCGAGAATTTGCGTCAACTGTTGCGGGCAATCCGCACAAAAGCAAATGAACTTGAACGGAAGGGAGCCGGGGCAAAACCCATTCTCCTGAAAGTGGCTCCTGACATGACAAAGGAGCAAATGCGGGATGTGGTTCAAGCAGCGGTTTCGGAAGGGATCTCAGGCCTTATTGCGACGAATACCACTCTCTCCAGAGAAGGCTTGCAATCCAAAGCTTTTGCAGAGCAGGCCGGGGGCTTGAGCGGACGTCCGCTTACAAAGCGTTCAACGGAATGGATTCGGGAAATCTACCGGCATGTGGGCGGTCAAGTCCCAATCATTGGAGTAGGCGGGATCTTTACAGGTGAGGATGCCTATGAAAAAATTCGCGCCGGAGCGAGTCTTGTGCAGGTGTACACGGGCATGATCTATGAAGGACCCGGCATTGTGAAGGCAATCAATAAACGGTTGCTTGAACTGATGAAGCGGGACGGATTTACTCATATTACGCAGGTTGTGGGTGTGGATGCATGA
- the carA gene encoding glutamine-hydrolyzing carbamoyl-phosphate synthase small subunit — protein sequence MRARLILEDGTIYEGTGFGAQGESFGEIVFNTGMTGYQEILTDPSYYGQIVTMTYPLIGNYGVNVDDTESSKPHAFGFVVREAADHPSNWRNMGRLSEYLERNGIIGISGVDTRSLVKKIRQKGTMRAVLTTLDTPLENLQAILRASLPVDQVARVTTPIVYRCPGEGPRIVAMDFGMKAGVLRSLLTRGCDVTVVPAHTSAEEIFAMKPHGVMLSNGPGDPAELPHIVETVRELLGRVPIFGICMGHQLLSLACGAKTKKLKFGHHGANHPVKDLLTGRVYITSQNHEYEVMKESLAGTDLELTHLNQNDGTVEGVRHKFHPAFSVQYHPEARPGPDDSDYLFDRFMDMIEQFQEIVAYGGRRS from the coding sequence ATGCGAGCTCGATTGATTCTGGAAGACGGAACCATCTACGAAGGAACCGGATTCGGCGCACAGGGAGAATCCTTTGGGGAGATCGTGTTCAATACCGGAATGACCGGATATCAGGAAATTCTCACCGATCCGTCTTACTACGGACAGATCGTAACCATGACCTATCCGCTGATCGGAAACTACGGCGTGAACGTGGACGATACCGAATCATCCAAACCACATGCCTTCGGATTTGTGGTGCGGGAAGCAGCCGATCACCCCAGCAATTGGCGGAATATGGGGAGGTTGTCGGAGTACCTCGAAAGGAACGGGATTATCGGCATTTCCGGAGTCGACACCCGATCCCTGGTGAAGAAGATCCGGCAAAAAGGCACCATGCGTGCGGTTCTGACAACATTGGATACACCGCTGGAGAACCTCCAGGCAATCCTTCGGGCTTCCCTGCCGGTGGATCAAGTGGCGAGGGTGACAACGCCTATCGTTTATCGCTGTCCGGGGGAGGGTCCGAGGATTGTAGCGATGGACTTTGGAATGAAGGCGGGAGTTCTGCGATCGCTGCTGACTCGCGGCTGTGACGTAACAGTGGTGCCTGCCCATACTTCGGCGGAAGAAATTTTTGCCATGAAGCCGCACGGAGTCATGCTGTCAAACGGGCCGGGCGACCCCGCCGAACTGCCGCATATCGTGGAAACGGTCAGGGAATTGCTTGGCAGAGTCCCGATTTTTGGCATCTGTATGGGTCATCAATTGCTGTCTCTGGCGTGTGGAGCCAAGACCAAGAAACTGAAATTCGGCCATCACGGGGCCAATCATCCGGTCAAGGATTTGCTGACCGGACGTGTCTACATCACGTCCCAGAATCATGAGTATGAAGTGATGAAGGAATCGCTGGCGGGAACCGACCTGGAGCTGACACATCTCAATCAGAACGACGGAACGGTGGAAGGTGTGCGGCACAAGTTCCATCCTGCGTTCTCCGTACAATACCATCCGGAAGCACGGCCGGGTCCGGATGATTCCGATTATCTGTTCGACCGCTTCATGGACATGATCGAACAGTTTCAGGAAATTGTCGCATACGGGGGGAGGAGGAGCTAA
- a CDS encoding dihydroorotase: MGILLKNGRLLDLETGELHSRDVLVEGDRISRIGEDIDPASHQVHELNGNVIVPGFIDMHVHLRDPGLEYKETIETGTRSAAAGGFTTIACMPNTKPILDNPELMRYIYDTTNKTGSCKVLPYAAITRGERGEELTDMEALKEAGAVGFTDDGVGVQSGGMMRSAMERAKALGLPIVIHAEDESLSGKGCMNEGDVSKRLGLPGIPGVAESVHVARDALLAELTGVHLHVCHISDASAVDVVRWAKGRGIRITAEVTPHHLLLTDEGIDGTDANWKVNPPLRTEKDRLACLEGLLDGTIDMIATDHAPHSEEEKRRAFQVAPFGFVGLETAFPLLYTELVEKAKLLTLQQLVKKMATAPAEVFNLPGGTVAEGGLADLVVVNLEEERVIDPATFASKGRNTPFAGWRAKGWPVLTICDGKVTFDRTNSK, translated from the coding sequence ATGGGAATCCTGCTTAAGAACGGAAGACTGTTGGACCTGGAGACGGGCGAACTTCATTCACGCGATGTACTGGTTGAGGGAGACCGAATCTCCCGGATCGGCGAAGACATCGATCCAGCAAGCCACCAGGTACATGAACTGAACGGGAATGTTATAGTACCGGGATTTATTGATATGCACGTACACCTGCGCGATCCCGGACTCGAATATAAGGAAACAATCGAGACGGGAACCCGGTCGGCAGCGGCGGGCGGTTTCACCACAATTGCCTGCATGCCCAACACCAAACCGATTTTGGACAATCCCGAATTGATGAGATACATCTACGACACAACGAACAAAACAGGCTCCTGCAAAGTACTTCCTTATGCGGCCATCACCCGTGGCGAGCGGGGAGAGGAGTTGACCGACATGGAAGCTTTGAAAGAAGCCGGAGCAGTCGGTTTCACCGATGACGGAGTCGGGGTTCAGAGCGGCGGCATGATGCGCTCCGCTATGGAACGGGCGAAAGCACTGGGCCTACCCATAGTTATCCATGCGGAGGATGAATCCCTGTCAGGGAAAGGCTGCATGAACGAGGGAGACGTATCCAAACGACTGGGACTGCCGGGCATTCCGGGGGTTGCCGAGTCGGTGCATGTTGCCCGTGACGCATTGCTTGCCGAATTGACCGGTGTTCATCTGCATGTTTGCCACATCTCCGATGCAAGCGCAGTGGACGTGGTACGTTGGGCAAAGGGCCGTGGAATCCGAATTACAGCCGAAGTGACGCCGCATCATCTGCTCTTGACCGATGAGGGGATTGACGGTACAGACGCCAATTGGAAGGTGAATCCTCCACTGCGCACGGAGAAGGATCGTCTGGCCTGCCTGGAAGGGCTATTGGACGGAACCATCGACATGATTGCCACCGACCATGCCCCCCACTCGGAAGAAGAGAAACGACGTGCATTCCAGGTTGCGCCCTTCGGGTTTGTGGGACTTGAAACGGCATTTCCGCTGCTTTACACGGAACTGGTTGAGAAAGCCAAACTTTTAACCCTGCAGCAACTGGTGAAAAAAATGGCCACCGCCCCGGCGGAAGTGTTCAACCTGCCCGGAGGGACGGTTGCGGAAGGGGGATTGGCGGATTTGGTCGTAGTGAACCTTGAGGAAGAACGTGTGATTGACCCTGCCACCTTTGCATCCAAAGGCCGGAATACTCCGTTTGCAGGGTGGCGTGCCAAAGGGTGGCCGGTTCTGACGATTTGCGACGGCAAAGTTACGTTTGACCGCACAAACTCAAAATGA